Proteins encoded in a region of the Candidatus Glassbacteria bacterium genome:
- a CDS encoding MerR family DNA-binding protein, whose protein sequence is MESLQIGKVARLSDVGVETIRFYEREGLIAEPPRKESGYRQYPKETVSRIRFIKRAKKLGFSLKEIRELLSLRKDPDATCEDILERAKAKVTNIEEKILALQRMKKALGKLMAACSEAGSVTECPILEALEE, encoded by the coding sequence ATGGAGTCGCTGCAAATTGGAAAAGTCGCTCGCCTTTCGGACGTTGGAGTCGAAACAATCCGGTTCTATGAACGAGAGGGCTTAATTGCAGAGCCACCCCGAAAGGAGTCAGGCTATCGCCAGTATCCGAAGGAAACTGTTTCCCGCATTCGTTTTATCAAGCGCGCCAAAAAGCTTGGTTTTTCGCTCAAAGAGATCAGGGAACTGCTCTCCCTTCGGAAGGACCCTGATGCGACCTGCGAAGATATCCTCGAGCGAGCTAAGGCCAAGGTCACAAATATTGAGGAAAAAATCCTTGCGCTGCAAAGAATGAAAAAGGCGCTTGGAAAACTAATGGCAGCTTGTAGCGAAGCCGGCTCGGTGACGGAGTGCCCGATCCTCGAAGCTTTGGAGGAATGA
- a CDS encoding efflux RND transporter permease subunit, whose product MIKWALKNPHLVVVSCLMIFVIGVVSVRFIPADLLPIYDTPAVQIVTFYPGMPPEVMERDIMSRIERWTGQSVGIEHQEGKAMLGVSVVKDFFREGISLETAMSQVTSYAMSDLFYLPPGTIPPMVMPFDPTAALPLCLVSVSSPTMSESELYDVAYFELRNRLQSIQGVIAPAVYGGTLRRILAYVDREKLEVRGLSPMDVVQALKEQNVFIPAGNIKAGGTDFQIFSNSMPESVEDLNAIPIRVTDGSLVLVGDVGRVEDSHQIQTNIVRVNGRRQVYIPIYRQPGANTIQIVNSIRSQLTRILQRLREMDTRAADLSLEVVLDQSIYVRDSINGLQLAALLGAVLAGLIVFLFLRSFRLTGGILLVIPLSVLGAFIGLYYTKSTINTMTLGGLALAIGILIDQSIVVLENTVRHRSLGKSPYQAALDGAREVWSPLLVATLTFMAVFYPIVFLSGTAKYLFTPLALAASFAIITSYLLSITLIPVYCARFIPEVKPSEAAGVKPASALERNYNRLFKRVLKRRGATISVAAAAFLLALFLLYNTGTELFPRIDAGQFTIFARMPTGTRIEVTEETIKQVEQHIIGLIGEPDPEYPKLEQHEDSELQILISNIGVLMDWPAAYTPNTGAMDAFLLVQLKRKFSSRGTFEIVEILRRELREKFPDVEFAFDTGGMLTAALNFGEPSPVHIQVSGSNYGTAHEIAQIIAGEIKESPGAADVRIAQRLDYPIVEVTVDRVKAAYLGLTMEDVIKNMVTATNSSINFDPAFWIDHRNGNHYFIGAQYREESLNSFETIREIPLINRNSGEVVPLRNVATFKRKTGPAVINHRDITRVIDIYANVKPGWVLGDLVADIEKRLASSREIAPLARESSRGKYYEVSGETYQGKGYSFTTSGEIQVMQSSFSQFGLGLFLAIVLVYLIMVGQFRSFLDPLIVLTAVPLGLIGVAATLFFTGSTLNIQSFMGIIMMVGIVVEYSILLVDFANRRVEQGVPVEMAVREAGAVRLRPIMMTSLTTVLALTPMGLGLGGGESNIPLARAIIGAVLAAAILSLFVVPVIYLSLKRSRVQI is encoded by the coding sequence ATGATAAAGTGGGCCCTGAAAAATCCCCACCTGGTGGTGGTGAGCTGCCTGATGATTTTCGTAATCGGAGTGGTGTCGGTCAGGTTTATCCCCGCTGATCTTCTGCCTATCTACGATACTCCGGCCGTCCAGATAGTCACCTTTTATCCCGGCATGCCACCCGAGGTCATGGAGCGCGACATCATGTCGCGCATCGAGCGTTGGACCGGCCAGTCCGTGGGAATCGAGCACCAGGAAGGCAAGGCGATGCTCGGGGTTTCAGTGGTAAAAGATTTCTTCCGGGAGGGGATCAGCCTTGAAACCGCGATGAGCCAGGTGACCTCCTATGCCATGTCCGACCTCTTTTACCTGCCTCCCGGAACGATTCCTCCGATGGTTATGCCCTTCGATCCGACCGCAGCTCTCCCGCTCTGCCTGGTCAGTGTATCCAGTCCCACCATGAGCGAAAGCGAACTTTACGATGTGGCCTATTTCGAGCTGCGCAACCGCCTGCAGTCGATCCAGGGCGTGATCGCACCCGCGGTTTACGGGGGAACGCTCAGGCGTATACTTGCTTACGTGGATCGTGAGAAGCTCGAGGTCAGGGGCCTGTCACCGATGGATGTGGTCCAGGCGCTCAAGGAGCAGAACGTTTTCATCCCCGCGGGAAACATCAAGGCCGGGGGAACGGATTTCCAAATATTCTCCAACTCAATGCCGGAAAGTGTCGAGGATCTCAACGCGATCCCGATCAGGGTCACAGATGGCTCTCTAGTGCTGGTCGGTGACGTGGGCCGGGTGGAGGACAGCCACCAGATCCAAACGAACATCGTCAGGGTCAATGGACGCCGCCAGGTATATATCCCGATTTACCGTCAGCCCGGGGCCAACACGATCCAGATAGTTAACTCGATACGATCCCAGCTTACGCGCATTCTGCAGAGGCTGCGTGAAATGGATACCAGGGCCGCGGATCTTTCCCTGGAAGTCGTACTCGACCAGTCGATCTATGTGCGGGACTCGATCAACGGGCTGCAACTGGCCGCGCTGTTGGGTGCGGTTCTGGCCGGGCTGATTGTCTTTCTTTTTCTGCGCAGCTTCCGGCTTACCGGGGGGATTCTGCTGGTAATACCCCTCTCCGTGCTCGGCGCATTCATCGGGCTTTATTACACGAAAAGCACGATCAACACCATGACCCTGGGCGGGCTGGCCCTGGCCATCGGGATATTAATCGACCAGTCGATAGTAGTGCTTGAAAACACTGTCCGGCATCGATCTCTCGGCAAATCACCCTATCAGGCCGCCCTGGATGGGGCACGGGAGGTCTGGAGTCCGCTGCTGGTGGCGACCCTCACCTTCATGGCGGTTTTCTACCCGATAGTATTTCTTTCCGGCACGGCGAAATATCTGTTCACCCCTTTAGCCCTGGCGGCCAGTTTCGCCATCATCACCTCTTACCTTCTTTCCATCACGCTGATTCCGGTCTACTGCGCCAGATTCATTCCGGAAGTAAAGCCTTCCGAGGCGGCCGGAGTTAAGCCGGCCTCGGCCCTGGAGCGGAATTACAACCGGCTCTTCAAGCGGGTTCTCAAAAGACGGGGAGCCACCATCTCGGTTGCGGCGGCCGCTTTCCTGCTGGCCTTGTTTCTGCTTTACAATACCGGTACCGAGCTGTTTCCACGGATCGATGCCGGGCAGTTCACCATCTTCGCCCGCATGCCGACCGGAACCCGGATCGAGGTGACCGAGGAAACAATAAAACAGGTCGAGCAGCACATAATTGGATTGATCGGTGAACCGGACCCCGAGTACCCCAAGCTGGAACAGCACGAGGATTCGGAGTTGCAGATCCTGATCTCCAACATCGGCGTACTGATGGATTGGCCGGCGGCCTACACTCCAAACACCGGAGCCATGGACGCGTTCCTGCTCGTGCAGTTGAAAAGAAAATTTTCCTCGCGCGGAACTTTCGAAATCGTTGAGATTCTGCGCCGGGAACTCAGGGAAAAATTCCCGGATGTGGAGTTCGCCTTCGATACCGGCGGCATGCTGACCGCGGCGCTGAATTTCGGGGAGCCGTCGCCGGTACACATTCAAGTCAGCGGCAGCAACTATGGGACAGCCCACGAAATAGCGCAGATTATCGCCGGCGAAATCAAGGAATCTCCAGGGGCCGCCGATGTGCGTATTGCCCAGCGACTGGATTATCCCATTGTGGAAGTGACCGTGGACCGCGTTAAAGCCGCCTATCTTGGCCTGACCATGGAAGACGTAATCAAAAACATGGTCACCGCCACAAACTCGAGTATCAATTTCGACCCGGCTTTCTGGATCGATCACCGTAACGGCAACCACTACTTTATCGGCGCCCAGTACAGGGAAGAAAGCCTCAACTCATTCGAAACTATCCGGGAAATCCCGCTGATAAACCGTAACAGCGGGGAGGTGGTTCCGCTGAGAAACGTGGCTACTTTCAAGCGAAAGACTGGACCGGCGGTAATCAACCACCGGGATATCACCCGCGTGATCGACATTTACGCCAATGTTAAGCCGGGCTGGGTTTTGGGCGACTTGGTCGCGGATATCGAGAAGCGGCTCGCCTCGAGCCGGGAGATCGCCCCGCTGGCCCGGGAGTCCAGCCGGGGCAAATATTACGAGGTCAGCGGGGAAACTTACCAGGGCAAAGGCTACAGCTTTACTACCAGCGGAGAAATTCAGGTTATGCAAAGCTCATTCTCCCAATTCGGTCTGGGATTGTTCCTGGCTATCGTCCTGGTTTATCTGATCATGGTCGGGCAGTTCCGTTCTTTCCTCGATCCGCTGATCGTGCTGACCGCCGTACCGCTCGGTTTGATCGGAGTTGCAGCAACTCTGTTTTTCACCGGCTCCACCCTGAATATCCAATCTTTCATGGGGATAATCATGATGGTGGGGATTGTCGTGGAATACAGCATCCTGCTGGTCGATTTTGCCAACCGGAGGGTCGAGCAGGGAGTGCCGGTTGAAATGGCGGTGCGGGAAGCCGGTGCAGTGAGGCTGCGGCCGATTATGATGACCTCCCTGACCACCG
- a CDS encoding RNA polymerase sigma factor, with translation MTSKSTGMTERELIDHGFRYALSLTHHEQDAEDLVQTAFFRLYRSRGRVEHKALLITTIRNLFFDQCRRKRNKLVITLDNPEELIQLPSPTQSLPGTNLDMDELLARLRPEEREALYLSAVDGCSASEIANLTDQPRNTVLSLIHRAKKKLQAVIAREENRMKRRDYHD, from the coding sequence ATGACATCTAAAAGCACAGGTATGACCGAGAGAGAACTGATAGATCACGGCTTCCGTTATGCTCTGTCACTGACCCACCACGAGCAGGATGCGGAAGACCTCGTGCAGACTGCGTTTTTCAGACTTTACCGCAGCAGGGGGCGTGTTGAGCATAAGGCGCTGTTGATAACTACCATCCGGAATCTGTTTTTTGATCAATGCCGAAGAAAAAGAAACAAGTTGGTCATTACCCTGGATAACCCGGAAGAACTTATTCAGCTACCCTCTCCCACACAATCGCTGCCCGGTACGAACCTGGATATGGATGAGTTGCTGGCCCGGCTCCGTCCGGAAGAACGTGAAGCGCTCTACCTCAGCGCGGTGGATGGCTGTAGCGCAAGCGAGATCGCAAACCTGACGGATCAACCCCGCAATACAGTGCTGAGCTTGATTCACCGCGCGAAAAAGAAGCTGCAAGCCGTAATAGCGCGGGAAGAGAACCGAATGAAACGCCGAGATTACCATGATTGA